A part of Thermococcus sp. SY098 genomic DNA contains:
- a CDS encoding sugar ABC transporter permease, which translates to MNKINKEKFTALSFFLSPMLLMVVLFYLIPLIMTVYISFTQMRNWNVERYLKDFVGLYNYERLFYMFQHDPTFKAVLLTTIVFVGITLIINVFGGLALALATFFISEKPASSFRLLWLLPRMSPIAVYSLVWYYFFHGSEIGTLNSILMKLGVISQPIPWGQTVPWGAWSIIIFVNGLVGVSFGMIVFTSALNQIPRELVIAARVDGASAWEISRKILIPLTKWHFLYVLTWQFLSLLTTYPHLFLLVQWDLVNRDYGTTLALYVFNTAFGRGEQDQGLAAAAAVILSIIGVIGGFVTLKVLQFEKMMKRPRGDF; encoded by the coding sequence ATGAATAAAATTAATAAGGAGAAGTTTACAGCTCTTTCCTTTTTTCTTTCTCCAATGCTTCTGATGGTTGTGCTGTTCTATCTAATTCCGCTCATTATGACGGTCTATATAAGCTTCACCCAGATGCGGAACTGGAATGTTGAGAGGTATCTTAAAGACTTTGTTGGGCTTTACAATTATGAGCGATTGTTTTATATGTTCCAGCATGATCCAACTTTTAAAGCCGTGCTACTAACCACGATAGTTTTTGTTGGAATCACGCTCATCATTAACGTTTTTGGAGGTTTAGCGTTAGCCTTAGCTACTTTCTTCATAAGCGAAAAGCCAGCTTCAAGTTTTAGGCTTCTCTGGCTTCTGCCGAGAATGTCTCCAATAGCTGTTTACAGTCTGGTTTGGTATTATTTCTTCCATGGAAGTGAAATTGGGACATTGAATTCAATTTTAATGAAGCTTGGAGTGATTTCTCAGCCAATTCCATGGGGTCAAACTGTACCTTGGGGGGCATGGAGCATAATCATTTTTGTGAATGGTCTTGTTGGTGTGAGCTTTGGTATGATAGTCTTCACATCAGCTTTGAATCAGATTCCAAGGGAGCTTGTAATTGCCGCGAGGGTTGATGGTGCATCAGCCTGGGAAATTTCAAGAAAAATCCTAATTCCCCTTACAAAGTGGCACTTCCTCTATGTTTTAACATGGCAGTTCCTAAGCCTGCTTACAACGTATCCCCACCTATTCCTTCTTGTTCAGTGGGACTTGGTAAACAGGGACTACGGAACAACTCTTGCATTGTATGTGTTCAACACAGCCTTTGGTAGAGGAGAGCAAGATCAAGGATTAGCGGCAGCGGCAGCAGTGATATTGTCAATCATTGGCGTAATTGGAGGATTTGTAACCTTGAAAGTTCTACAATTTGAGAAAATGATGAAAAGACCAAGGGGTGACTTCTGA
- a CDS encoding extracellular solute-binding protein: MKAKAVWLVAILLLGVIASGCIGGEKETGTQTAGKVQLTGDFTKDVVAIGKVLEQNGISEVKFSAWGSGDPNSVMRVYGIVEAARRINKIWADNGIKVKIVITDTHYVASFQDAYKEYLSKQPLGQAGDFFVNSYAFLPTLADEGYILDITDYANAYKSVIDDFYPSLIEASKYKGRLYGLPQDTEARPLYVRKDVAAKIGLDVNTLPEKVKSGEFTWSDVYYWAKKAKESGAAEWGLIHRKGSAHPDLIQFIFAFGGKLYDPNTGKLVVDVPAVYKWLYVEWKFAQDGLLPKDIMSWDWAKQIHPTIVEGKTLFDIGGTWYWTEWQTKQYYHGRGLKPEEVKEWFAYTLFPAGEKGDKPVTLSQPFIWMINSKAGAQNPKYDELKDVYHMLAFLMIIKASDPDINAIHSVISAHLPVRKEAAKLIKDEKWLNDLKNLNLDLDPTVKDNIKNIVQATVNPINAQFLADVSYMLEYTHLAPAHPKYPALADIFKEAVDKVLRGEMTPEDAVNYIIQKVNADPELKENVEIQGEIPKNWKFPQ, translated from the coding sequence ATGAAGGCAAAAGCCGTATGGTTGGTTGCAATATTGCTTCTCGGAGTGATTGCCAGCGGTTGTATCGGTGGTGAGAAGGAAACAGGCACTCAGACAGCGGGTAAAGTTCAGCTTACTGGAGACTTTACAAAAGATGTAGTGGCAATAGGTAAGGTTCTTGAGCAGAATGGGATTAGTGAAGTCAAGTTCTCTGCATGGGGTTCAGGTGATCCAAACAGTGTCATGAGAGTCTATGGTATTGTTGAAGCAGCAAGAAGGATAAACAAAATCTGGGCAGACAATGGAATTAAAGTGAAAATTGTGATTACAGACACTCATTACGTTGCCTCTTTCCAAGATGCCTATAAGGAATACCTCAGCAAGCAGCCACTTGGACAGGCTGGAGACTTCTTCGTGAACTCTTATGCATTCCTCCCAACACTGGCAGATGAAGGCTACATTCTTGACATAACGGACTATGCAAACGCCTACAAGAGCGTTATTGATGATTTTTACCCATCACTCATAGAGGCTTCAAAGTACAAGGGAAGGCTTTATGGTTTGCCTCAGGATACAGAAGCAAGACCCCTCTACGTTAGAAAAGACGTTGCCGCAAAGATTGGACTTGACGTAAACACCCTTCCCGAAAAGGTGAAAAGTGGGGAGTTCACATGGAGCGATGTCTACTACTGGGCAAAGAAGGCAAAAGAGAGCGGTGCTGCTGAATGGGGATTGATCCACAGAAAGGGTTCAGCTCACCCAGACCTGATACAGTTCATCTTCGCCTTTGGCGGAAAGCTTTACGATCCAAACACCGGAAAGCTCGTCGTCGATGTTCCAGCTGTGTATAAGTGGCTCTACGTTGAGTGGAAGTTTGCCCAAGATGGCTTGCTTCCAAAAGACATAATGAGCTGGGACTGGGCCAAGCAGATTCACCCAACAATTGTTGAAGGAAAAACCCTCTTCGACATAGGCGGTACATGGTACTGGACAGAGTGGCAGACAAAGCAGTACTATCACGGCAGGGGTCTGAAACCTGAGGAAGTGAAAGAGTGGTTCGCTTACACTTTATTCCCAGCTGGAGAAAAGGGAGACAAGCCAGTGACACTCAGCCAGCCCTTCATTTGGATGATAAACTCAAAAGCCGGTGCCCAGAATCCGAAGTACGACGAGCTTAAAGATGTTTACCACATGCTTGCATTCCTCATGATCATAAAGGCGAGCGATCCAGACATCAATGCAATTCACAGCGTTATCTCAGCACACCTCCCAGTTAGAAAAGAGGCAGCAAAGCTTATTAAAGACGAGAAGTGGCTCAATGACTTGAAGAACCTCAACCTTGACCTGGATCCGACAGTTAAGGATAACATCAAGAACATTGTCCAAGCGACTGTCAATCCAATCAATGCACAGTTCTTGGCAGATGTCAGCTACATGCTTGAATACACGCACTTAGCCCCGGCACATCCAAAGTATCCAGCACTGGCAGATATCTTCAAGGAAGCGGTTGATAAGGTCCTCAGAGGTGAAATGACACCAGAAGATGCCGTTAATTACATTATCCAGAAGGTCAATGCTGATCCAGAGCTCAAGGAGAATGTTGAGATACAGGGAGAGATTCCAAAGAACTGGAAGTTTCCACAGTGA
- a CDS encoding inositol-3-phosphate synthase codes for MARVVILGQGYVGSIFAIGVERIKRGDLGYYGIPLANELPIKVEDIEIVGSYDVDKSKIGRPLYEVVKRYWEDEIPESLENVVVRKGIHLGSLRNLPIEAEGLEDKMTLKEAVEKIVEEWKELKPDVIVNVCTTEAFKPFNSKEELIKAIENDDRERLTATQVYAYAASLYAKEVGGAAFVNAIPTLIANDNAFLELAKESNLVIFGDDGATGATPLTADILAHLAQRNRHVKDVAQFNIGGNTDFLALTDKDRNKSKEYTKSSVVKDILGYDAPHYIKPTGFLEPLGDKKFIAMHIEYISFNNARDELVITGRINDSPALAGLLVDLARLGKIAIERKEWGTVYEVNAFYMKNPGPAEKGNIPRIIAYEKMRQWAGLKPRWL; via the coding sequence ATGGCGAGGGTTGTCATACTCGGTCAGGGATATGTGGGAAGCATATTTGCAATAGGAGTTGAGCGAATCAAAAGAGGAGATCTCGGCTATTATGGAATTCCGCTGGCAAATGAGCTGCCAATAAAAGTGGAGGACATTGAGATTGTTGGTTCTTATGACGTCGACAAGAGCAAGATTGGGAGACCCCTTTACGAAGTTGTCAAGAGGTACTGGGAAGATGAAATCCCAGAGAGCCTCGAAAACGTTGTAGTGAGGAAAGGCATCCACTTAGGAAGCCTCCGCAACCTGCCAATTGAGGCGGAGGGCTTGGAGGACAAAATGACCCTCAAAGAAGCTGTAGAAAAGATTGTTGAAGAGTGGAAAGAGCTCAAGCCAGATGTCATTGTTAATGTCTGTACAACCGAGGCATTTAAGCCGTTTAACAGCAAGGAAGAGCTGATCAAAGCTATAGAAAACGACGACAGAGAAAGACTAACAGCAACACAAGTTTATGCTTATGCTGCTTCACTGTATGCAAAGGAAGTCGGTGGAGCGGCTTTCGTAAATGCAATCCCAACATTGATAGCAAACGACAATGCATTCCTTGAACTTGCAAAGGAGAGCAACTTAGTCATCTTTGGAGACGACGGTGCAACTGGTGCAACACCATTGACAGCCGACATCTTGGCCCACTTAGCTCAGAGGAACAGACACGTTAAGGACGTTGCCCAGTTTAACATTGGTGGAAATACAGACTTCTTAGCTTTGACAGACAAAGACAGAAACAAGAGCAAAGAATACACAAAGTCAAGTGTTGTAAAGGATATTTTAGGCTACGATGCACCACACTACATCAAGCCAACTGGATTCCTTGAGCCTCTCGGCGACAAGAAATTCATCGCAATGCACATCGAGTATATCAGCTTCAACAATGCAAGAGATGAGCTTGTCATAACTGGAAGAATCAATGACAGCCCAGCTTTGGCTGGATTGTTGGTTGATCTCGCCAGGTTAGGCAAGATTGCCATTGAGAGGAAGGAGTGGGGAACAGTTTATGAAGTCAACGCGTTCTACATGAAGAACCCAGGACCAGCAGAGAAGGGCAACATTCCAAGGATTATCGCCTATGAAAAGATGCGCCAGTGGGCAGGGCTTAAGCCGAGATGGCTGTGA
- a CDS encoding helicase C-terminal domain-containing protein: protein MSDYFPYKSLRPNQEEFISLVDEAVRKGENLIIEAPTGFGKTISVLAGVLPYALSMGFKVVYLARTHKQMDRVIEELKEINKINSISGVEFRSRKELCLHSYIQNFAPDAYNAMIVCKNLKKLHKCDYFENVKKKKDEFNEIVEYFLNSPSQPIEILSYSNLLELCPYEVTRKVGEKANVIVASYLYMLNPAIRDAFIESLGVDYEDLIVIFDEAHNLPNQAIDVLSDKITVNSITRAIKEAEEYNEHEIANFLSIFLKGLENLYNERLKDREVEEAPILPESIFTHVFEILNISERLLVRILREMVEVGDAIREDKIEKNKPPRSYVGRVGEFLLNWLSLIDREDYLFIMSKDKGFSLELVALDPSKALNFINDVQSAIFMSGTLTPLEAFKDIMGIENAKLKKFPRMVKKENALVLVAKDVSTRGEERNLELYRKMAEYIVEAAKLIPKNVGVFTASYEVLQGLLSANVHLRIEEEVGKKVFIEKKNASSKENDILVRAFKEEAKREGGVLLGVMGGRNSEGQDYSGDEMNGVVLVGIPYARPTPRVQAQIRYFEKKFPRKGRYYGYYLPAHRKLVQAAGRVHRSAEEKGAIIILDYRVLWSSIRKDLPDWMNETMRPVNLPRMKLYLRRFYRNLKEEKA from the coding sequence ATGAGCGATTACTTCCCCTATAAATCACTGCGCCCAAATCAAGAGGAGTTCATTAGCTTAGTCGATGAGGCGGTTAGAAAAGGAGAGAATTTGATAATTGAAGCCCCAACTGGTTTTGGAAAAACGATAAGCGTTCTTGCTGGGGTTTTACCTTATGCCTTGAGCATGGGTTTCAAGGTTGTTTACTTAGCAAGAACACACAAACAGATGGACAGGGTTATAGAGGAGCTCAAGGAGATAAATAAGATAAATTCCATCAGTGGTGTGGAGTTTAGAAGCAGAAAAGAGCTCTGCCTTCACTCTTACATTCAAAACTTTGCTCCTGATGCTTACAATGCCATGATTGTGTGTAAAAACCTCAAAAAGCTCCACAAATGTGATTATTTTGAGAACGTTAAGAAAAAGAAAGATGAATTTAACGAGATTGTTGAATACTTCCTCAACTCTCCTTCCCAGCCAATTGAGATTCTCAGCTATTCTAACCTCTTGGAGCTGTGTCCTTATGAAGTTACAAGGAAAGTGGGAGAAAAGGCGAATGTGATTGTTGCGAGCTACCTCTATATGCTCAACCCAGCTATTAGAGATGCATTCATTGAAAGCTTGGGAGTTGATTATGAGGACTTGATAGTAATTTTTGATGAAGCTCACAACTTACCAAATCAAGCTATCGACGTTTTAAGCGATAAGATAACTGTTAACAGCATAACTAGGGCGATAAAAGAGGCCGAAGAGTATAACGAGCATGAGATTGCAAACTTTTTGAGTATCTTCCTAAAAGGACTGGAGAATCTCTACAATGAGCGTTTAAAAGATAGGGAAGTTGAAGAAGCTCCCATTCTTCCGGAAAGCATATTCACTCATGTTTTTGAAATCCTTAACATCAGTGAGAGGCTTTTAGTCAGAATCTTGAGAGAGATGGTTGAAGTAGGAGATGCAATTAGAGAAGACAAAATTGAGAAGAACAAGCCTCCGCGTTCTTATGTTGGAAGAGTAGGGGAATTTTTGTTGAACTGGCTCTCTCTAATTGATAGGGAGGATTATCTCTTCATAATGAGCAAGGATAAGGGATTTTCCCTTGAATTAGTTGCTTTAGATCCTTCTAAAGCTTTGAATTTCATAAACGATGTTCAATCGGCTATTTTCATGTCCGGAACGCTGACGCCTCTTGAAGCTTTTAAAGACATTATGGGAATTGAGAATGCAAAGCTTAAAAAGTTCCCGAGGATGGTCAAGAAAGAAAATGCCCTTGTCTTAGTCGCTAAGGATGTCTCAACAAGGGGAGAGGAGAGAAACCTGGAGTTATACAGAAAAATGGCCGAATATATTGTTGAAGCGGCAAAGCTCATTCCCAAGAATGTCGGCGTTTTTACAGCTTCATATGAAGTTCTTCAGGGTCTCTTATCTGCCAACGTTCATTTGAGAATTGAAGAAGAAGTTGGCAAAAAAGTTTTCATTGAGAAGAAAAATGCAAGCTCTAAAGAGAATGACATCTTGGTTAGAGCATTTAAAGAGGAGGCAAAAAGAGAGGGTGGAGTTTTGCTGGGGGTTATGGGTGGTAGGAACAGCGAAGGGCAGGACTATTCGGGAGATGAAATGAACGGCGTTGTTCTGGTTGGAATCCCATATGCAAGACCTACCCCAAGAGTTCAGGCTCAAATACGGTATTTTGAAAAGAAGTTCCCAAGAAAGGGGAGATACTACGGTTATTATCTGCCGGCTCATAGAAAGCTTGTTCAGGCAGCTGGAAGGGTTCACAGAAGTGCCGAAGAGAAAGGGGCAATAATTATTCTGGACTACCGCGTTCTTTGGAGCTCGATACGAAAAGATTTACCCGACTGGATGAACGAAACAATGAGACCCGTTAATCTGCCAAGAATGAAGCTGTATCTGCGGAGATTTTACAGAAATTTGAAAGAAGAGAAGGCTTGA
- a CDS encoding M42 family metallopeptidase codes for MVDYELLKKIVEAPGVSGYEFLGVRDVVIEAFKDHVDEIKVDKLGNVIAHKKGDGPKVMLAAHMDQIGLMVTHIEKNGFLRVAPIGGIDPRTLIAQRFKVWIGKDKFIYGVGGSVPPHIQKPEDRKKAPDWDQVFIDIGAESKEEAEEMGVRIGTIITWDGRLERLGKHRLVSIAFDDRIAVYTLVETARKLSETNADIYFVATVQEEVGLRGARTSAFGIDPDYGFAIDVTIAADVPGTPEHKQVTQLGKGTAIKIMDRSVICHPTIVRWMEELAKKYEIPYQWDILLGGGTDAGAIHLNKAGVPTGAVSVPSRYIHSNAEVVDERDVDASVELMVKVLEHIHGLKI; via the coding sequence ATGGTTGACTACGAGCTTTTAAAGAAAATCGTTGAAGCTCCCGGTGTTTCAGGATACGAGTTCTTAGGGGTCAGAGATGTTGTTATTGAGGCATTCAAAGATCATGTTGACGAGATAAAAGTTGACAAACTTGGCAACGTTATCGCCCACAAGAAAGGCGATGGTCCGAAGGTCATGCTTGCGGCACATATGGATCAAATTGGTCTAATGGTTACCCACATTGAAAAGAACGGATTTTTGAGGGTTGCACCAATAGGTGGCATAGACCCGAGAACTTTAATTGCCCAGCGCTTCAAGGTCTGGATTGGCAAGGATAAGTTCATCTACGGTGTTGGCGGTTCAGTTCCACCTCACATTCAGAAGCCAGAGGATAGGAAGAAAGCTCCAGACTGGGATCAGGTTTTCATTGACATCGGTGCTGAGAGCAAGGAAGAAGCAGAAGAAATGGGTGTCAGGATAGGCACAATTATCACATGGGACGGTCGCTTGGAGAGATTAGGAAAGCACAGACTTGTGAGCATTGCATTTGATGATAGAATTGCAGTCTATACTTTAGTTGAAACTGCAAGAAAGCTCAGCGAGACTAATGCAGATATTTACTTCGTCGCCACAGTTCAGGAGGAAGTTGGTCTTAGAGGTGCAAGGACAAGTGCCTTTGGCATTGACCCAGATTACGGCTTTGCAATTGATGTTACCATAGCAGCTGACGTTCCAGGGACTCCGGAGCACAAGCAGGTTACCCAGCTCGGAAAGGGAACCGCAATTAAAATAATGGACCGCTCAGTTATCTGCCACCCAACAATCGTTAGATGGATGGAAGAGCTTGCTAAGAAGTACGAAATCCCGTACCAGTGGGACATTCTCCTCGGTGGGGGGACAGATGCTGGAGCAATCCACCTCAATAAAGCTGGTGTCCCAACGGGTGCCGTTAGTGTTCCCTCAAGATACATTCACTCAAATGCAGAAGTCGTTGATGAAAGAGATGTTGATGCAAGCGTTGAGTTAATGGTTAAGGTTCTTGAACACATCCACGGGCTTAAGATTTGA
- a CDS encoding proton-conducting transporter membrane subunit, translating into MDVVGLTPIIPIVFAFALPLFSILIKGDRKIVQAYALIGTGLTLISVFKLFELAYSSSTPLVYTFGKWVAPIGIVYEVDKLSALIALVTAGLMFLIAIYSYHYLEHEEGLEWYYTLYLGLEAGLLGVLLTGDAFNLFVMIEVTSIAAYALVMFYRDRGDSVTAGLKYALIGAVGTTMYFLALGVFYGAFGTVNFADLSAKVHGLSFPVTGTPVGNVVIASGVALALATWAFLIKAAIVPNHFWLPEAHPAAPSPISAVLSGLVVNVGVYALIRFLYTVYGGSLAPGLAHVVSMLSTIVIVLGAVSALFGALMMNVQRDVKKLIAYSTIMHMGYLFMAVGLGTELGLQAALFHLVNHAIAKALLFLAAGVFIHAVGSRNIDDLSGLGRRMPIATFSLAIATLSLVGIPPLNVFFSKLLLFNAFLDRSLVLALVLVLSSATALIAYMRVFYVIWLGKPKEGLEIKEPTSMSLICLLLALTVIVIGLMAPIITDKLITPAATQTMDYNSYVNAILNLASKVLH; encoded by the coding sequence ATGGACGTTGTTGGTTTAACTCCAATCATTCCAATTGTATTCGCTTTTGCACTGCCATTATTCTCAATCCTCATTAAGGGGGACAGAAAAATTGTTCAAGCTTACGCGTTAATTGGAACTGGTTTGACTTTAATCAGTGTTTTCAAGCTCTTTGAGTTGGCTTACTCTTCAAGCACTCCCTTAGTTTACACTTTCGGCAAGTGGGTTGCCCCAATTGGAATTGTGTATGAAGTGGACAAGTTGAGTGCTTTGATTGCCTTAGTCACTGCTGGGTTAATGTTCTTAATTGCGATTTACAGTTACCACTACTTGGAGCATGAGGAGGGCTTGGAGTGGTATTACACGCTTTATTTGGGCTTGGAGGCTGGATTATTAGGCGTTCTCTTGACGGGTGATGCTTTCAACCTCTTCGTCATGATTGAGGTCACGAGTATTGCAGCTTATGCCTTGGTAATGTTTTACAGGGATAGGGGTGATTCAGTCACTGCTGGGCTTAAATACGCTTTAATTGGAGCAGTTGGAACGACAATGTACTTCTTAGCGTTAGGAGTGTTTTATGGAGCGTTTGGTACAGTGAATTTTGCTGATTTATCGGCAAAAGTTCATGGTTTGAGTTTTCCAGTGACTGGCACTCCAGTTGGTAATGTTGTAATTGCTTCGGGTGTTGCTTTGGCTTTGGCAACATGGGCTTTCCTCATTAAGGCAGCCATAGTGCCAAACCACTTCTGGCTTCCGGAAGCTCACCCAGCGGCACCAAGTCCTATCTCAGCAGTGCTTTCTGGTTTGGTCGTTAATGTTGGTGTTTATGCCTTGATTAGGTTTTTGTACACGGTTTATGGTGGTTCTTTAGCTCCAGGATTGGCTCATGTAGTCAGTATGTTAAGCACGATTGTAATTGTCTTGGGTGCCGTCTCTGCTTTGTTTGGTGCTTTGATGATGAATGTTCAGAGGGATGTTAAGAAGCTCATTGCATACTCCACGATAATGCACATGGGTTACCTCTTTATGGCTGTTGGATTGGGGACAGAATTAGGCTTGCAGGCAGCATTATTCCATTTGGTTAATCACGCGATTGCAAAGGCGTTATTATTCTTGGCAGCTGGAGTCTTCATTCATGCTGTTGGTTCTAGGAATATTGACGATTTGTCTGGACTTGGAAGAAGAATGCCGATTGCCACGTTTTCACTGGCAATTGCAACGCTAAGCCTGGTCGGAATCCCACCACTCAACGTATTTTTCAGCAAACTCTTACTCTTCAATGCTTTCCTTGATAGGAGTTTGGTCTTAGCGTTAGTTCTTGTCCTCAGCTCAGCAACTGCCTTAATTGCTTACATGCGCGTGTTTTATGTTATCTGGCTGGGGAAACCAAAAGAAGGCTTGGAAATCAAAGAACCAACAAGTATGAGCCTAATCTGCCTATTGTTAGCTTTAACAGTGATTGTCATTGGACTGATGGCGCCGATCATCACAGATAAGCTCATAACCCCAGCAGCAACTCAAACAATGGACTACAACAGCTACGTGAATGCAATTTTAAACCTTGCCTCAAAAGTTCTCCACTGA
- a CDS encoding Na+/H+ antiporter subunit E, translating into MKGIIPTALLAFITYILFTGSTKPFDLVTGLIVAIGVGLLMGKYLVQSDSKALNPARWLWGIIYFIWYMLVAEVKAHLDVMVRILSGKYEPGIVKVPIEVKTDYAKTLIANSITNTPGTVVVDLDDKYMYVNWINVTTTKPEKAKKEICEDFERYAKKIFD; encoded by the coding sequence ATGAAGGGGATAATTCCAACTGCATTATTAGCATTCATCACTTACATTCTCTTCACGGGTTCAACTAAGCCATTTGATTTAGTTACTGGATTAATTGTAGCAATCGGTGTTGGCTTGCTTATGGGTAAATATCTTGTTCAGAGTGATTCCAAAGCCTTGAACCCAGCCAGGTGGCTTTGGGGTATAATTTACTTCATCTGGTACATGCTTGTGGCAGAAGTGAAAGCGCACTTGGACGTGATGGTTAGAATACTCAGTGGAAAGTACGAGCCTGGAATTGTTAAAGTGCCAATTGAGGTGAAGACAGATTATGCAAAGACTCTCATTGCAAACTCTATAACTAATACGCCAGGTACGGTGGTTGTGGACTTGGATGATAAGTACATGTACGTAAATTGGATTAACGTGACTACTACAAAGCCTGAAAAAGCGAAGAAAGAAATCTGTGAGGATTTTGAAAGGTACGCAAAGAAGATTTTCGACTGA
- a CDS encoding sodium:proton antiporter, with protein MSEVVTFIWAVIILSLIATIVISLYGIARRPNLVKKLIALTIFGDTANLIVVLLGYRLIYPVAPPILPSLSKDALRQFISTAVDPLPQALVITAVVIGMAVNVLIAFAIIQIYRLYGTVDTRELGKKLPAILRGESQ; from the coding sequence ATGAGTGAAGTTGTAACATTCATCTGGGCAGTCATTATATTATCCCTGATCGCAACAATCGTAATAAGCCTCTATGGAATTGCGAGGAGGCCTAATTTAGTTAAAAAACTCATTGCATTAACAATCTTTGGAGATACAGCAAATTTGATTGTAGTTTTGCTGGGCTATAGATTGATTTATCCAGTAGCACCACCAATTTTGCCATCACTCTCAAAGGACGCTTTGAGGCAATTCATTTCAACGGCAGTTGATCCTTTGCCCCAGGCTTTGGTGATTACGGCTGTAGTCATTGGAATGGCTGTTAATGTACTTATTGCATTTGCAATAATCCAAATCTACCGCTTGTACGGAACTGTGGACACTAGAGAATTAGGAAAGAAACTTCCAGCAATTTTAAGGGGTGAGAGTCAATGA
- a CDS encoding MnhB domain-containing protein, with the protein MRKLLPLALILAIIFIGAYLMAPKLTPQTELRPLGEFYLENSYFGDYSAKSPEVVTSILWDYRGVDTLFETSVFFLAIIGSLTLFRLNKKQEKEAKQKTEEFSGGLTLVIKSVTKIIVAMILAVSASIALHGHLTPGGGFQGGSALAVAPLLIIAAYSKYTLEESGLDKTRALILRSIGLLGIALVALVPLLSSGFIMQNQPIFPAELGGQLIGGSLIYYNFFEFLAVGAGFTAVFLLLAIPESVFKRFLRRVENE; encoded by the coding sequence ATGAGGAAGCTACTTCCACTTGCACTAATTTTGGCAATCATCTTCATCGGTGCTTACCTCATGGCGCCAAAGCTTACTCCACAAACTGAGCTAAGACCGTTGGGCGAATTCTACTTGGAGAACAGCTACTTTGGTGATTATTCAGCAAAGAGTCCTGAAGTTGTAACTTCAATCCTCTGGGATTATCGTGGTGTTGATACCCTCTTTGAAACTTCAGTCTTCTTCCTCGCAATCATTGGTAGTTTAACACTCTTCAGATTAAACAAGAAGCAAGAAAAAGAGGCTAAACAGAAGACGGAGGAATTCTCTGGCGGTTTGACCTTAGTAATTAAATCAGTGACGAAGATTATTGTTGCAATGATTCTTGCTGTCTCGGCCTCGATTGCTTTGCACGGTCACCTCACACCTGGTGGTGGTTTTCAGGGTGGTTCAGCTTTGGCTGTTGCTCCATTGTTAATCATTGCCGCTTACTCCAAGTATACCTTGGAGGAAAGTGGTTTAGACAAAACAAGAGCATTAATCCTCCGTTCTATTGGTCTCTTAGGAATTGCTCTCGTGGCATTAGTCCCCTTGCTCAGCAGTGGTTTCATTATGCAGAATCAACCAATCTTTCCAGCAGAACTTGGAGGACAATTAATTGGAGGTTCACTAATTTACTACAACTTCTTCGAATTCTTAGCAGTAGGAGCTGGATTCACGGCAGTGTTTTTACTGCTAGCAATTCCCGAAAGTGTGTTCAAGAGGTTCTTGAGGAGGGTTGAGAATGAGTGA
- a CDS encoding hydrogenase subunit MbhD domain-containing protein — protein sequence MIEIHLLMLLITVIIGLIFSYLAIIEKDLLKAIGFSAVQAIAYAIAFYILMAPDIVLAYIAIAVGIYTALLVFVVSKTTRYEVV from the coding sequence ATGATTGAAATCCACTTGCTAATGCTCCTCATCACAGTAATCATTGGACTAATATTTTCTTATCTCGCAATCATTGAAAAAGACCTCCTCAAGGCCATCGGTTTTTCAGCGGTACAAGCAATTGCTTACGCCATTGCCTTTTACATCCTCATGGCTCCAGACATAGTCCTAGCATACATAGCAATTGCAGTTGGAATTTACACTGCATTGCTCGTTTTCGTAGTTAGTAAAACAACTCGCTACGAGGTGGTTTGA
- the mnhG gene encoding monovalent cation/H(+) antiporter subunit G, translating to MNEILFYIGAIMIVIGGICDLFGALGLLKFPNFYIRLHAATVGTIGGAVVPLFGVGFLALGSDFLPNKYAIAGASFVTGVIVLLAAPAGAHALAYAAHKAKLVTWEPKVDHLAEVREND from the coding sequence ATGAACGAAATCCTCTTTTACATTGGAGCAATCATGATAGTCATTGGTGGGATTTGCGACTTGTTTGGGGCGTTAGGGTTGCTTAAATTCCCGAACTTTTACATTCGCTTACACGCTGCTACGGTAGGAACTATTGGAGGAGCAGTAGTGCCGTTATTCGGCGTTGGCTTTCTTGCGTTAGGCTCTGATTTTCTGCCAAACAAGTATGCCATTGCTGGTGCAAGCTTTGTTACTGGAGTTATAGTTCTTCTAGCGGCTCCAGCAGGAGCACATGCCTTAGCATACGCTGCCCACAAGGCTAAGCTTGTCACGTGGGAGCCTAAGGTGGATCACTTGGCAGAGGTGAGGGAGAATGATTGA